The Clupea harengus chromosome 26, Ch_v2.0.2, whole genome shotgun sequence genome has a segment encoding these proteins:
- the LOC116219737 gene encoding protein peanut-like, with protein sequence MDSCTQTDELDLQDCEYCLTEDGSESEASLRETEYPLNYMDSRIATLESSDRRHSTRPDSARPKSPWGVHDPYISMEELGKSFVGFASLPHQIHRKNVKKGFDFTLMVVGESGLGKSTLINSLFLTGLYSDRILPNTSGRSVGLHVLSIGGHIRCHVCL encoded by the exons ATGGACAGTT GCACTCAGACTGATGAACTTGATCTACAAG ACTGTGAG TACTGCCTCACTGAAGATGGTTCTGAGTCAGAGGCTTCTCTCAGAGAGACTGAATATCCGCTTAATTACATGGACTCCAGGATTGCCACATTGGAGTCCTCAGACAGAAGACACTCTACCAGACCCGACTCAGCCAGACCCAAGAGCCCATGGGGTGTACACGATCCATATATATCCATGGAG GAGCTAGGGAAGTCCTTTGTGGGCTTTGCCTCGCTGCCTCACCAAATTCACAGGAAGAACGTGAAAAAAGGCTTCGATTTCACACTGATGGTAGTAG GGGAATCTGGCCTAGGGAAGTCCACCCTGATCAACAGCCTGTTTCTCACAGGGCTGTACAGTGACAGGATTTTGCCCAACACCTCAGGTAGATCAGTTGGACTGCATGTTTTATCCATTGGAGGGCATATTAGATGCCATGTCTGCTTGTaa